In Bradyrhizobium sp. 200, the sequence GCGGCGAACAGCAGATGATTGCCATTGGCCGTGCCATGATGGCGAAGCCGAACATGCTGTTGCTCGATGAACCGTCGATGGGCCTGGCCCCGCAGATCGTGGCCGAGATTTTTGAAATCGTTCGCGACCTCAACCTGAAGGAAGGCGTCAGCATCCTGCTGGCCGAGCAGAACACCAACGTGGCCCTGAAATACGCCGACTACGGCTACATCCTGGAAAGCGGCCGCATCATGATGGACGGCCCGGCCAAGGCGCTGGCGGAGAACAAGGACGTCAAGGAGTTCTATCTCGGAATGTCGTCAGAAGGCCGCAAGAGCTTTCGCGACATGAAGTCGTATCGCCGCCGCAAGCGCTGGGTTTGAGCTGTCTGGTTGCGCCACGACAGGTCCGTGATCTCGCGGCGGCGCGGCGATCGACCACGACGATATCAATGGCTTGGTTTGCCGGTTCGGATCACCCCGATCCGGGTTTGTCCTTGAGACATTTTCGTATTGCGTCCGTCAGCGCACGGCCGGCAGGCGATAGAGACTGGCCGTTCAAAGTCACGATAGACACCGTGCGGATCAATGCCGGGTTGGCGATGGGAGCCGCGCGTAAATCCTTCTTGAGCGGCATCGGCAAAGCGATCTTCGGCAAGATGCCTACACCCATACCCGCCGCCGCAAGCGCGATCAGGGTATGGGTGTGAACGACCTCAAACTTGATATCCATGTGCAGATCGCGAGCTGCCAGGGCCCGGTCAAGCATGATGCGCAAGGCGGCGGACCTGGAGTTAAGCAGCACCGGATAGGCGCAGAGGTCGGCCATGTCGACCGACGTGCGCTTCCGAAACCGAAAGGCTTCGGTCGCGATCGCATAGATCGGATCGTCGAATAGCCCGTCAAACCGGAACTCAATCGAACGCTCCATCTCGATTCCAATTCCAAAGTCGACCTCCCTGCGGCGAATGCATTCGAGCAGGTCTGCGGCGGCAAGTTCGCGGAGCCGAATGCTTATTCCGGGATAATTCGCCTGGAAGGCTTGAAGTGCGCGTGGCAGTATCGTCGCTGCGATGGTGGGGATGCACGCGAACGTCAGTGTTCCCCGCTGGATGTCCACGGCCTCCCGGATTTCCCGAAGGCCATTCTCCCATTCACCCAATGCGCGCCGCGCGAACGTCAGCAGCTTCAACCCCTCGGCGGTGAGCTCGACCCGGCGCGTTGTTCGATGAAACAGCGCCGCGCCGATCTGGTCCTCGAGTTGTTTGATCTGCATGCTGACCGCGGATTGAGATCGGTTCAGCTTTTCCGACGCCTGCCGAAAGCTCCTGTTGTCTGCGATGGCGATGAAAATATGCAGAAGTTTGAAATTGATGTCCGGCATTTGCGCTGTTCCTGATGCCCAAGACATAAATCACAAAAATTGAATAATCCATCAGATAATCTCGCTAGGCTGATCATCCACCCGTCTCTATGATTTCAGGGAGGTCGCATTTTCGCCGCCGTCGCACGCAGTCATGTATTCCGTGCACGGCAGATGGGCGATCCTTTCCGGAAGGCGAGAAACATCGTGCTCCGGCAATAAAGCGGGCGGCTCGATCCGACACCGCAACTGGAGGAAACGTGAGCATCGTTCGTTCGCTTATGGCGGGGTTTGCCGTCGCGTTGGCGGCCTGGCCGTCGGGCATCCTGGCGGAAGATTTTCCAGCAAGAGCGGTCCGTATCATCGTGCCGCAATCCGCCGGCGGTGCAACGGACACCTTTGCACGCGCGATCGGACAGAAACTCAGTGAGCGCTGGAAGCAACCGGTCGTCATCGAGAATCGCGCCGGCGCAGCGGGCGTGATCGGCACCGAGGCGGTCGCTAAAGCTCCGGCGGACGGATACACCTTGCTGGTAACCTACGAAGGTTCTCAGGCGATCAACCCCAGCCTGTACGAAAAGCTACCCTTCGATTCCATCCGGGATTTCGAGCCGATCGCTACCATCGCAGTGACACCGTTTCTATTGATTGTCGGTCCCCAGACAAAAGCCAACACGCTTCAGGAATTTCTCACCCTGGCACGGGCCAATCCGGACAAGCTGAACTACGGCTCGGCGGGAAACGGTTCGGTGAATCATCTGCTCGGCGAGATGCTGAAAGTCGAGGCCGAAATCCGTATCACGCATGTGCCCTATAAGGGGGCCCCGCAAGCCATTTCCGATGTCATCGGCGGTCACCTCGATTCGGCGTTCGCAAGTGCGCCATCGGTTATCGCGTCGGTTCGGCAGGGATTGGTACGTGCGCTGGCCGTCAGCAGCGGTCGACGCGTTGCGATTTCTCCCGAGACGCCGACGATCGCGGAGGGCGGGGTCAAGGATTTCGACGTCAATCCCTGGTGGGGAATCTTCGGCCCGGCCGGACTCAGTCCATCGATCGTCAGCAAGATAAACTCTGATGTTGCCGAGATATTGCAGGAGCTCGACTTCCAGGAATTGCTTGCCAAACAGGGGGCAACGCCGCTTGCCAGCTCGCCGGAGGAATTTCGCGCGCTGCTCGCGAAGGATATCGCGAAATGGGCAAAAGCGGTCAAGGCGGCAGGGATCAAGATGAACTAGCCACCTTCATGGCGCCAGCGCGTAAGCCGGCGGAGGTGAACGTGGTGTGTGGAGATCAAAATGTCTGAAACGCTTGTGAGAGCCGAAGTTCGCGTGCGCGCGAAGATCATCGACGCCGATGTGCATCCCTGGATCAACGGCGATATCAAGGGATTGAAGAAATACTTGTCGCGCGATTGGTGGGCGCATTTTGACGGCCGGTATGTCTTGCCAAACCACTGGCTGCGTCCGCCGCTCGCGAGGGCCTCATCCAACCGCATCGACGCCATGACGCCCTCGGGAGGAGAGCCCGGTTCTGACCCTGTATTCATGAAAGAGGAGCACCTCGACAAGCACAATATCAGTCACGCGATCCTGTCATCGATTCAGGCCGGCAAGCTTGCCGCCATTCCGACCGCAAACGAGGCCGCAGCCCTTGCGACGGCCTTCAACGAATATTTTCTCAATGAGTTCATCACGGTCGATGACCGCTACAAGCTCGCAATGGTTGTCGCCGCTCATGATCCGCGCGCCGCCGCCGCGGAGATCCGCCGTATCGGCCACCTGCCGAACGTGGTTGCGGTGTATATGCCGCTGCTCAATATCCTGATGGGGCAGAAGCATTACTATCCGATCTACGAGGCGGCCGAGAGCCTTGGCCTTCCGATCCTGATCCATCCGACCGGGACGGAGGGAGGTTTCCCAACGGCGGTGGCCTTCGCGGGAGGGACTCCAAGCACCTATATCGAGCGACACACGAACTTCCCGGAAATCGGGATGTCCAGCATCAACAGCATGATCTTCGAAGGTGTGTTCTATCGATTTCCGGGTCTGAAACTGCTCGCGGCGGAGTTTGGCTTCAGTTGGCTCCCTCACTTCCTTTGGCGAATGGACCAGAACTGGCATCAGTTTCGCAAAGAGGTCCCGTGGGTAAAAGCGAAGCCAAGTGAGACGGTGCTGAACCATGTCCGCTTCACGTCGCAACCGATGGAGGAGCCGGAGAAGCCGGAATACCTCGCCAGCATTCTCGAGATGATCCATGCCGATCGCACGCTGGTGTTCAGTACCGACTACCCTCATTGGGACAACGATTTGCCCAATCTCACATTGCCGGGAATTCCAGCGGCGCTGCGGCAGAGGATATTTTTTCAGAATGCCGCTGACCTCTTCAATCTGGCTTGAGACGAAGGCTCGTCGACGGAGGAAGCCGTGAGTTTACATCTGGTGGCGCAACTGGATCAGTTGGAGGACGCCACTCCCAAGGTCTTCTCGGTGGCTGGACGATCCATCGGCCTCATCAAATCAAACGGCAGGGTTCATGCGGTGCGCAATGTCTGCCCGCACAAGGGTGCACCGGTCTGCAGAGGCACGTTCAAGGGAACGATGCTACCGAGTGAGCCTGATACTTTCGTTTTCGGCATGGATGATCGGATTCTGCAGTGTCCGTGGCACGGATGGGAGTTCGATCTGAACACCGGCCGGACGTTGTGCGGTCACGGCAACAAGAAGCTCATACTATATCCGGTCACGGTCAAAGATGGGGCGGTCTATCTCGATCTGGGGCGTGACTGAGCGCTGAGCCGATACTCCGCCACCCGCGCGCCCGCCATCCGCAACCGGTGGGGCGAAAATGCAAATCAGGAGTGATGATGACCGAGTTGAGATTAGGTTTTGCCGGCGTCGGCAAGATGGGCGGGCTTATGGCAGCGCGTCTGATCGAGGCCGGTCATCCCTTGACCGTGTTCGATGCGAATGATCTTGCCGCGGAGCTCCTGATCAAGGCCGGCGCCAGGCGCGCCAGAACTCTGCATGAGCTTGCCGGGCAGGCGGAAATAGTATTTGCCAGCCTGCCGACGCCTGACGTGGTGCGAGAAGTTGCGCTCGGGACAGGTGGCATTGTGGCGAGCAGCACCACGAAACTGTTCGTCGACCTGTCGACAACCGGACCTAGGGTTGCCCGGATGGTCGCCGAAGGCCTCGCCCTCAAAGGCATTACTGCCGTGGATTGCCCGGTGAGCGGCGGTCTTTCGGGCGCTCGCAACGGCACGCTCGCACTGATGGTGTCCTGCCCGGCGGCCGCCTACGACCAACTCCGGGATCTGCTTACGGTGTTCGGCAAGCCGATCTTCGTCAGCGAGATAGCGGGCGCCGCGCAAACGATGAAGCTCGCCAACAACCTGCTCGCCGCGTGCGCGATAGCGATTTCATCGGAAGCGTTTGTATTCGGCGTCAAGGGCGGATTGAATCCGGCGACAATGTGCGAGGTGTTCAACGCTAGCAGCGGCAGAAATACCGCAACATTGGATAAGTTCCCGCGGTCGGTGCTGCCAGGTACCTTCGATTTCGGCTTCTCGACGGCCTTGGCTTTCAAGGATGTGAAGCTGTGCCTGGATGAAGCAGAAGCGCTTGGGGTGCCGACACCTGTCGGCAACGCCGTTCGGCAGATTCTCGGGGTCACGCAGGCGATGTTTGGTCCCGAGTCCGATTTCACCAGCATGGTGCGTCCATTCGAACAATGGGCTGGCGTGGAGGTGCGCTCTCCGCCCGGAGACTGAACGAGCGCGAAGCCTCTGACCGGAGGGCGCGCAAGAGCCGACTGTGTCGAGGGTGGTTTTCTCTTCGAGCAGGGGCTTATCGGGGCACGCCGGAGGATGTTGACAGGAGCCGCCGCGCGTCCTGAACCGCGCGCGCCATCGCTGGTAGCGGCAACAAGGACCGGACAGGTTCGTCATCGAGGAGGGCGCCGTGGAGACTGTTCCCGAAAACATCAGCGCGAACGACCTGATCGCGGGCCTGCCGCCAGCGCCAAGTTCGGGCTGCGCGCGGTGGCGCAGGCCATGGCGCGCGAACTCGGGCCACAGAATATCCATGTCGCTCACCTGATCATCGTTCCGGCGTCGACACCGAATGGGTTCGGCAAAGGCGGATCGAGGCGTTGGGGGGTGGATGCGCTGAAAGATCCCGGCGCCTTGATGCCGCCCGCATCGGTTGCGGACGCCTACTGGCGGCTCTACGACCAGCCGCGCAGCGCCTGGACGTTCGAAATGGAGATCCGGCCGTTCAAGGAGACGTGGTGATCCGCGGCGGTATCGAGCCGCGCGCGTGAGGTGAATAGGGGAGTCATCATGAATCTGATGGTGCGGACTTGTCGCGGCTCAATCCCGTTCGGGGCCGACGGATCAGAATTTGCCAAGGGACGGGAATTGTCAAATCCGTAATCGTTGCGTCATGAATGCCGGGTTAGGCTGGCTGAGGCTGATGTCGGCGGCGCCACGAAAGCCGGTCGGAAGGCGTTTCGAGAAATCCTAAAATTTGTACGAAACAACAGGGCGGGTTCGTACGTTGCGTACCCGCAAGCCCCGTCGGGCTGCAGCTTCCTGCGACATCCAGATTGCGACTATCCGAATTGTTCCCGGCCCCGCATTGTTGCGCCGTCAGTGCATTCGAAATAGCATCGATTGCGAACTGGCGTGGGCGGGGCAGTAGAAATGACACATGAGGCCCTTCATTGCAGCTTTCTGCCGTCGATCACCCGGTAGCGAATACGGAACCCGCGCACTGGAAAAGGCGCCTTCGCTGCCCTCGCTGTTCGTCGGCGCTGCGGAACGTGTGGTCAGAGCCGTCCTGTTCCAACCGTGCCTGCGAATATAGCAGGGCCGGGTTTCCCATGATCGGCACGCAACCGGTGCTGATCGATTTTGCAGCCAGCATTTTTGAGCGCGCAATGTACGAGGCCGAGAGCGGCTCGGCGCTGCAGCGGGACGTCAGCCGCCGTTCCATGGGGTCGCGGCTGCATCGGCTTACCTTCGGGGGCAATCCGGTTGCCGTCTCCAACAGCACGAAATTCATCGATCTGTTGAAGCGGGAATCGAGACGGCCGGTGGTGCTCGTGGTCGGCGGCGGGACGATCGGTTCGGGCGCAGACGAGCTCTATCGGGATGATTCCATCGAACTGGTCGGCACCGACGTCTACGCCTCGCCGCATACCGTGCTGGTGGCGGACGCCCACGGGCTGCCGTTCGAAGACAGCGTGTTCGATGGCGTCTGGGTGCAGGCGGTGCTGGAGCATGTGCTGGAACCCGCAACGGTCGTTGCCGAGTTGCATCGCGTGCTTCGGCCGGACGGCCTGGTCTATGCGGAGACGCCGTTCATGCAGCAGGTGCACGAGCAGGCCTATGATTTCTCGCGTTTCACGCAGAGCGGTCACCGCTGGCTGTTCAGGCGATTTTCGGAGATCGGCGCCGGACCGGTCGGCGGCGCCGGCGTGGCGCTCGCATGGTCGATCCGCTACTTCTCGCGCGCGCTCGGCGCGGGCAACAAGCTGTCGCGCCTGATCGTGCTGCCGTTCTTCTGGATCAGGTATCTCGATGCGTTCGGCCGCGGCCGGGCCGCAGCGGATGCCGCCAGCGGCTTCTTCTTTCTCGGGCGCAGGGCCGAGCAGGCGATGGATCCGCACGCCATGCCGGAATATTACAACCGGCAAAAGTGAGTTTCGACGCGCGGCGCGCAGGCCTTACGAAAGGCCCTTGATTTTCTTGCATGGCGTCGACGAGGTCGACGACATCTGTGCGACGCCGGCAACGGAGCGGATGGAAAGCTTTTCCTTAGCCGTGATGAAGCGCAGCACGCCACGCGGATAGGCGTCGCAGAACTGCGCAAGCGTGGCGGCCGTTGCCGCAACGCTGTCCTGCTTGGGGACCACGGCGATGCCGCCATCCCGCAGGATGTACGCGTCCTTCACGTTGGGCATGGCTGACGTCGCGATGCAGCTCTTGAACAGGTCATTGTAGGCCTGCGGCGTCAGGGATAGGTCTCCGCCCGGAGTGCCCAGGAGATACTCGCGGCTCTTTCGGCAGTTCTCGCTATCCGCCCGCGCCGCACCGGTCGCGAGCGCCAGCAGCATCGCGGCCGCGACCAATAATTTCATGCCGTCATTCCTGTGGCGCGGTCCGCGGATGCCCGCTTGCCGGCATAGGTCAGACCATAGGTTGTCGCCGCGCATCGCTCCCATGAAAGGGCGCGGGCATGCGCGGAGACGCCTGCTGCGAGAATGGCACGCAGGCCCCGATCCGCGGCCAGCTCCGCGATCGCCTGCGATATGCTCTCCACCGACGGCGGCACGAGAATTCCGGTCTCGTCGGCGAGCACGGCGTCAGGGACGCCGCCGACGTCGGTCGCGACACTTGGCAGGCCGGCGGCTCCGGCCTCGAGATAGACCAGTCCAAATCCCTCCACCCGGCCGGTCGTGTCGGGCAGTCCCGTCAGGCAGAAGAAATCCGAAGCCGTGTAGAGATCGCGGATGGCCTCGTTGGGCTGCGCGCCGAGGAATCGAATGTCGCATGCGGCCTGGCCGGCAGCCCGTCGCAATTCACCGACATAATCGGCTTCGCCGTCCGGTCCGATCACAAGCCATGTGATGCGATGGCGCACATCGTCGGGAAGCTGCGACAATGCGGCGAGCGTCAGGTGATGCCCCTTGCGGCGCGTGATCCGCGCGACCGTGATCATCACTACCCGCTCTTCCGGCAGACGATAGGTCAGCCGCACCTCGCGGCGTTTCCTTGGCGCGCCGAACCAGAATTCCGACACGCCTAGATTGATCGCGCTGATCCGGCGCGGGTCGACGGCAAACCGCTCGCGGAACAGCGTCTCGGTGAAGCGGCTGTTGGCGACGACCTCGGTCCGCGGCCCGAACACGCCGGCGCCGCGGATCGCCATGCGCTTCAGCGGCGTCTGCGCCTCGTTGATCTCGGTGCCATGCACGGTCATCAATACCCGCGCCGGCGTCCGCCACCTGGAAAGCGCCACTGGAATGAAGAACGGCCAATCGGCGGCATGAACCACATCGTACCGGTCGCCGCGGACGCCGCGGCGCGCCAGCATGATCTTGCTCGGCAGCTCGCGCATGGAGTGGAGGCCGCCGCGAAACCGAACGACGTCGAAAGGCAGGGCTTGGTCGTCGTGGATCTGCCGCGCGTAATCGGGTGCCACCACGGTGACCTTTGCGCCGAGCCGGCTGGCAGCCGCCGCAATTTCGCAGGCATAGGTCCCAATACCTCCCATCGCGGGGGCGAACTCGCTGGTCAACAGAAGGATGTTCAACCCGGCGCCTCCATTAGGTCGGCGCCGCGGCGGCAAGGCCGCGCGCATCCTGAATTTCCTGATGATAACGGAACACCCGCGCGAGCTGGGTGCCGGGGGTAAATGCGCTGATGGAGTCGGCGATCTCTACCGGGTTCATCGCGCCTGCTTCGATGGCATTGCGAACATCGACGAACCGCTGGGCCAGCGTATCGGCCATGTCGTCGCGATCTCCGCTGCGCGCCACCAGATAGCCGCTGACGCCAGAGTGGATCACGGGTTCGAGCTGCGGCAGGTGCATGGCGACGACGGGGCGGCCCACCGCCAGCGTCTCGAGCACGCAACGCGGCATGCCTTCGAACTCCGATGTCAGGATGCCGGCATGTGCGCCTGCCAGGGTCTCCGCCATTCCCGCGGCATCCTTGAAGCCGTGGCGCACGGTAATGTCCTCGATAGCTGCGAATTCCTCGAACCGGTGCGGATCGCTGGTGCCGATATAGTGAAACCTGACATCGCCGTTCAATCGCTGCCGCAGGCGATCGATGGTGCGGAACATCAGCGGCGGATCCTTGAATTCATCGAGCCGGCCGGCGAACACGATCTGGAACGGTGAAGAGTTCAGCGGCCAGAGTTGCGGCTTGAAGATATCCGTATTGACCCACGTCCAGAGCGTGTCGATCTTGTCCTTGCGGCGCGGATAGGTCTGCTGCAACCGTTCGGTGATGAACGGATTGACGCAAAGGAATTTTTCGCTCATGGCGACGGCGAACCGTTCGCCGGTATTGTGGACGAAGGCGTATTTCCGCAGCAGCGAATCCATCTGCAATTTCGGCGCGCCCTCGCCGTGAAGCATCTGCACGAATGGCAGCCGCAGGATCGCCGGCAGCCACGAAAACTCGACGCGCCGCAGATCGACCGAACATCGCCTGGCGCGGATCAGCCTTGCGATCGTGCCGAAGTGGCGGAGCAGTGCCATAAAGAACTGGCCGGTCAGCGACGTGCGGATCGTGCGGGCCGCTTCGCGCGCCTGCTGGTCCGAATAGTGAAGGATAGGCAGGAAGTCGAAGCCGCGGCCGCGGAACGTCAGCCGGTGAAGCCGTCCCAGCTCCAGCTCGCCCGTCGAGTCCACGCCGATGAAGAGGATGTCGGTGTCAACAGGATGAAACGTGATGAAGTCGCGGATGTATGTTTCGAGACCGCCGACCTTTTGGCCGCGCGGATCGAATGGATGGATCAGGCAGATCTGGTAACGCGGCTTGATCCGGTTGGCATTTCGCGCGCGCAGCGCCAGGGTCAATGTTGAAGTCATGCTGCTTTCCTCATGCGTGCCTGGACGATTTGCGGAATGGTTCGCGCAACGAGGCGCGGAACCACGCTCATGCATCTGACATAGCGGGGACCGAGCCGGCGCGGCTCGCGCAGCATGCGCCAGGCCCATTCCAGCCCAGCCTTGCGCGCAATGGACGGTGCGCGGTTTTGTGTGCCGGCGATGAAATCGAGGGCGGCCCCGATGCACAGCACGCCGGTTCCATTCAGCTCGTCGAGGCATCGTGCCGCGAACAGTTCCTGTCGCGGCGCGCCCAGTGCGACGAAGCAGAGCCTGGCGCCTGAGGCACGAATACGCTCGATCGCAGCATCGGCTTCGCTGGAATACGGATCGAACCCCGGCCCCGGCGCAAGGCAGCCCGCGATCTGCAATCCCTGGAATCGTTCCGACAGCCGCCGCGCCGTCTCTTCCAGCGTGAGGTCGTTCGCGCCGAACAGAAACACCGGGAGGCCTTTCCTTCGCGCTTCCGCACAGATTGGTTCGACGAGATCGGCGCCTGTGGTTCGCTCGATGCGCGTGCCCATGAGGCGGCTCAGCACGACGATGGGGAACCCGTCGGCTGTGACAAATCGGGCACGGCGATAGGCGGCGCGAAAGTTCGCATGTTGCTGCAATTGAACAACGTGATCGAGATTGAGCGTGCAGACGCTGAAGTTGCCACCATGCTGCGCGGCCGACACGATCGACGAGACGGCTTCTGGAAGCGATGGAACGTTGATGGTGATGCCGTCGACAGTGAGGCGCGGCTGCAACGATGCTGGCGGTTCCGCCATGTCGGTCTCCTGATGATGATTTGATCGAGACGCATTCACGCTGGACTATCGACATGCCCGTTGCTTCGTGACGGGAACTGCGCGCCGAAAATTCTCTCGACCAGCATCGTCACGAAATCGAACTAATGCGACGCAACGATGGCGATGTCGCATTGCGAACGGAAAGACGCGGCGACGAAGCAATCACAGGATGGAGATCAGCTATGCAGCAGTGGTCGAGGCGAAACGCGCTCGCTCTCATCGCAGGAGCGAGTGTCGCATCGTACGAAAATAGAGCACTCGCTGCGCAGCCCGCGCAGAGTCTCGGTGCCATCGCAGCCCGCAACGGGATCGTGTTCGGCGCGGCGGCAGGTCCTGTCATCGACAAGGATCATGCCTATCGCGAGCTCTATCAGACGCAGACGCGCATCGTTACGACCGATATTGCGATGAAGATGGGAACCATCGCGCCGCAGCCTGGGCCGAAGCGATTCGAAAGCGCGGACCGGTTGCTGAAATTTTGTGCAGGCAACAACATTCCGATGCGGGGTCATTGCTTGATCTGGAACGAGTGGGTTCCGCAATGGATCAGGAACCTGAGCGGCTCCGAACGTGAGAAGTTTTTCGATTCCTATATCGAGGAAGTGGCTGCCCGCTATGTCGGCAAGCTGCACTCATGGGATGTCGTCAACGAGCCGTTCTGGCCTGGACACAAGGCGCCCGGCGGTTACCGGCTCGGCCCATGGTACGACACGTTCGGTACGGGGTACGTGCGCCGCGCCTTTGAGCGCGTGGCGATGGTCGACCGGAAGACCAAAATGGTTCTCAACGAGGCGCAGAGCGAGCGCGACGATGACGTCGGCCTCGCGGTTCGCCGCGGCTTGCTGCAACTAGTCGACGAATTGAAACACGCCGGCGTGCCGCTGCATGCCGTCGGGTTGCAAAGTCATCTGCAGCCCCGGTATCCGCACGACCCAGGACGCTTCGCCGAATTTCTTCACGCGCTCGCCGATCGTGGCGTCGAAATCTACCTGACCGAGTTCGACGTGCGCGATGACACGTTTCCGGATGACATCGCGGCGCGCGATGCCATGATCGCCGAGACCGCCGAGAAGTACCTGAACAACGCGCTGCGTGTTCCGGCGGTCAAGGTGGTGATTGCCTGGGAACTTGCCGATAACTACTCGTTCTATACCGATGCGGCGAAGAAGAAGGATCCCCTCGCGCAGCGGCTGCCGCGGCCGCTGCCGTTCGATTCATCGATGCAGAAGAAGCCGCTCTGGTTCGCGATGGCGCGCGCGTTCGAGAATGCCAGGAAGTCCTAGGCGTCAATCGTATCGAATGAATGCGCTCATGCCCCCGAATGTTGGGGGCGTGGGCGGAGTATCCGTACCAGCGTTGGCGCGTAGAGCAGGGCGAGCGCTGCGAAATAGACCGCGGCGCCTGCCGCGACATGGGCCGCCAGCACGGCAATGCTGCGCGCCTCCGGGAAGATCCGCAGCAACGCCGCCATCGCAATCGTGGCCAGTGCGATGCGCACGAGATGGCTGACCGGAAGGCGAAGGCCAAATCTGGTAAACCCGATCGAGAAACTGACGGTGGCGGCGGCCGTGGCCGCCAGCACCGTGGCCCCGGCTGCGCCTGTGAGCCCCCAATGCGGCAAGAACAGAGCGCTCAGCACGACGGTCGTCGACGCGTCGATCGCCGCAATGGCCATCATCCAGCGTGTGCGGTTCTGCAGCAGAAACACCTGGTCGCCGAAATGGGCGCGCAGGTTGCGGATCGCGCCGGCGAGCGTGGAGAGCGGCAGAACGGCAAGCGTCACCGCCTGGAACGGCGCGGCGATCAGCAGATGCACGATCTCTGTTCTCAGCATGAATATGCCGGCGAGGCTCGGCGCCAGGATCGCGACGAGCAGCGCGCTGTTGGCGGCAAGCTGGCGCATGCCGGCCTGGCTGCCTTCCTGCTCCATGCTCTTGACCGCCAGCGGAAACGCGGCGGCCGTCACCAGCATGGCTGCGACCGCCGCGGCGCGCTGGCCGAGGCCGTAACCGACCGCGAACAGCCCGGCTGCGGCCACGCCCGACATCTGGTTGACGATGAAGCGCGACGCATTGAGGCCGACCCAGCCAAGCGCGCCGCCGATGATCAGCGGAATGCCGTAGCGCAGCGCGTGTGCGACAACCTCCCGGTCGATCGGCCAAAGGCGGTAGCCGCAGCGGAGTGTGGGCAGCACGATCAGCGCCGCGGTCAGTTGTGCCGCGGCGTATCCCGCAAGCGGCCATTCCGCCGATTGGCCGAACCATCTGATCAGCACCAGGCCGGCGACAAATCCGACCGACGGCCCGAATACCTGCTGGATCGTGTAGACCCGGATCTGCTGCTGCGCGCGGGCGCGCTCGCCGATGTAGAGGTTGAGCGACCGGGTCATCACATAGGCGACGGCGGCAAGAAGAAGGCCCGTTCTGGCGCCGGGCGCAATGACCAGAAGCAGGATTCCGATGACGGCCGCGCTCTGTAGCGCAACGGATATCAGCAGAACCGCGTTTTCGGTGCGGTAGAAGCGTGGC encodes:
- a CDS encoding LysR family transcriptional regulator encodes the protein MPDINFKLLHIFIAIADNRSFRQASEKLNRSQSAVSMQIKQLEDQIGAALFHRTTRRVELTAEGLKLLTFARRALGEWENGLREIREAVDIQRGTLTFACIPTIAATILPRALQAFQANYPGISIRLRELAAADLLECIRRREVDFGIGIEMERSIEFRFDGLFDDPIYAIATEAFRFRKRTSVDMADLCAYPVLLNSRSAALRIMLDRALAARDLHMDIKFEVVHTHTLIALAAAGMGVGILPKIALPMPLKKDLRAAPIANPALIRTVSIVTLNGQSLSPAGRALTDAIRKCLKDKPGSG
- a CDS encoding tripartite tricarboxylate transporter substrate binding protein, producing the protein MAGFAVALAAWPSGILAEDFPARAVRIIVPQSAGGATDTFARAIGQKLSERWKQPVVIENRAGAAGVIGTEAVAKAPADGYTLLVTYEGSQAINPSLYEKLPFDSIRDFEPIATIAVTPFLLIVGPQTKANTLQEFLTLARANPDKLNYGSAGNGSVNHLLGEMLKVEAEIRITHVPYKGAPQAISDVIGGHLDSAFASAPSVIASVRQGLVRALAVSSGRRVAISPETPTIAEGGVKDFDVNPWWGIFGPAGLSPSIVSKINSDVAEILQELDFQELLAKQGATPLASSPEEFRALLAKDIAKWAKAVKAAGIKMN
- a CDS encoding amidohydrolase family protein, whose product is MSETLVRAEVRVRAKIIDADVHPWINGDIKGLKKYLSRDWWAHFDGRYVLPNHWLRPPLARASSNRIDAMTPSGGEPGSDPVFMKEEHLDKHNISHAILSSIQAGKLAAIPTANEAAALATAFNEYFLNEFITVDDRYKLAMVVAAHDPRAAAAEIRRIGHLPNVVAVYMPLLNILMGQKHYYPIYEAAESLGLPILIHPTGTEGGFPTAVAFAGGTPSTYIERHTNFPEIGMSSINSMIFEGVFYRFPGLKLLAAEFGFSWLPHFLWRMDQNWHQFRKEVPWVKAKPSETVLNHVRFTSQPMEEPEKPEYLASILEMIHADRTLVFSTDYPHWDNDLPNLTLPGIPAALRQRIFFQNAADLFNLA
- a CDS encoding Rieske (2Fe-2S) protein; the encoded protein is MSLHLVAQLDQLEDATPKVFSVAGRSIGLIKSNGRVHAVRNVCPHKGAPVCRGTFKGTMLPSEPDTFVFGMDDRILQCPWHGWEFDLNTGRTLCGHGNKKLILYPVTVKDGAVYLDLGRD
- a CDS encoding NAD(P)-dependent oxidoreductase, which produces MTELRLGFAGVGKMGGLMAARLIEAGHPLTVFDANDLAAELLIKAGARRARTLHELAGQAEIVFASLPTPDVVREVALGTGGIVASSTTKLFVDLSTTGPRVARMVAEGLALKGITAVDCPVSGGLSGARNGTLALMVSCPAAAYDQLRDLLTVFGKPIFVSEIAGAAQTMKLANNLLAACAIAISSEAFVFGVKGGLNPATMCEVFNASSGRNTATLDKFPRSVLPGTFDFGFSTALAFKDVKLCLDEAEALGVPTPVGNAVRQILGVTQAMFGPESDFTSMVRPFEQWAGVEVRSPPGD
- a CDS encoding class I SAM-dependent methyltransferase — encoded protein: MIGTQPVLIDFAASIFERAMYEAESGSALQRDVSRRSMGSRLHRLTFGGNPVAVSNSTKFIDLLKRESRRPVVLVVGGGTIGSGADELYRDDSIELVGTDVYASPHTVLVADAHGLPFEDSVFDGVWVQAVLEHVLEPATVVAELHRVLRPDGLVYAETPFMQQVHEQAYDFSRFTQSGHRWLFRRFSEIGAGPVGGAGVALAWSIRYFSRALGAGNKLSRLIVLPFFWIRYLDAFGRGRAAADAASGFFFLGRRAEQAMDPHAMPEYYNRQK
- a CDS encoding glycosyltransferase family 4 protein, producing MNILLLTSEFAPAMGGIGTYACEIAAAASRLGAKVTVVAPDYARQIHDDQALPFDVVRFRGGLHSMRELPSKIMLARRGVRGDRYDVVHAADWPFFIPVALSRWRTPARVLMTVHGTEINEAQTPLKRMAIRGAGVFGPRTEVVANSRFTETLFRERFAVDPRRISAINLGVSEFWFGAPRKRREVRLTYRLPEERVVMITVARITRRKGHHLTLAALSQLPDDVRHRITWLVIGPDGEADYVGELRRAAGQAACDIRFLGAQPNEAIRDLYTASDFFCLTGLPDTTGRVEGFGLVYLEAGAAGLPSVATDVGGVPDAVLADETGILVPPSVESISQAIAELAADRGLRAILAAGVSAHARALSWERCAATTYGLTYAGKRASADRATGMTA